The following proteins are encoded in a genomic region of Amblyraja radiata isolate CabotCenter1 chromosome 19, sAmbRad1.1.pri, whole genome shotgun sequence:
- the LOC116984002 gene encoding protein BTG1-like, producing MYVLGTWADMKPEISAAVGFICKLLQTKATVEERQLQTFCQSLQDLLAEHYKHHWFPDKPCKGSGYRCIRINHKMDPLIWKAANRIGLSNEKVYGLLPRELTLWVDPYEVSYRIGEDGSICVLYEAHPIVHSHHLHLGSGSPVTMVEGSRTSCKGELLMSRATPCKTYNMMTVSS from the exons ATGTACGTTCTGGGCACTTGGGCCGACATGAAGCCAGAGATCAGCGCGGCGGTGGGCTTTATCTGTAAGCTCTTGCAGACCAAGGCCACGGTGGAGGAGCGGCAGCTGCAGACCTTCTGCCAGTCGCTGCAGGACCTGCTGGCGG AGCACTATAAACACCACTGGTTCCCCGACAAACCGTGCAAAGGCTCCGGCTACCGGTGCATCCGGATCAACCATAAAATGGACCCCCTCATCTGGAAGGCGGCCAACAGGATCGGGCTGAGCAACGAGAAGGTTTACGGACTGCTGCCGCGCGAGCTCACGCTCTGGGTCGACCCCTACGAGGTGTCCTACCGAATCGGCGAAGACGGCTCCATCTGCGTGCTGTACGAGGCGCATCCCATCGTCCACAGCCACCACCTACACCTGGGGTCCGGCTCGCCCGTGACCATGGTCGAAGGCAGCCGGACAAGTTGCAAGGGCGAATTGTTGATGAGCAGAGCCACTCCTTGCAAAACGTACAACATGATGACCGTATCCAGCTAA